Proteins from one Periplaneta americana isolate PAMFEO1 chromosome 6, P.americana_PAMFEO1_priV1, whole genome shotgun sequence genomic window:
- the LOC138701330 gene encoding probable phosphite transport system-binding protein PtxB isoform X2, with translation MSTPKPKLRIITYMCPSHPVELYELILQYLEEEIGCEASLLYESRGPGPLEDRVDPFTSDTVDIGFITASAYVKLLDKKNKYVELLPVAAVYNHPKNTEGIKGYYSDIIIHVDGRNHVKEFLDLRGCRWAYSDEDSLSSSTVILKTLKELGENSSFFGNTLRSGSHLNSVHMVLTKQAEAAAVDANTLAYNKKYLQDGGKDIQVLDSIGPLPPYPIVINSRMDGNLKKKILQAILKMPETRLWGSRLKNFGILKFVPNSQDAYEKEREIQDAVKNLSLGIRYY, from the exons ATGAGCACGCCCAAGCCAAAATTGCGCATTATCACGTACATGTGTCCCAGTCATCCTGTGGAACTGTATGAGCTGATCTTGCAGTATCTTGAGGAAGAAATAGGATGTGAAGCATCACTTCTTTACGAATCCAGGGGACCAGGACCATTGGAAGACAGAGTGGATCCATTTACAAGTGACACAGTAGACATTG GTTTTATAACAGCATCAGCCTATGTGAAGTTATTGGATAAGAAGAACAAATATGTCGAATTACTGCCAGTTGCAGCTGTATACAATCATCCCAAGAATACTGAAGGAATTAAAGGCTACTACTCCGATATTATTATTCATGTGGATGGAAG GAATCATGTGAAGGAGTTTTTGGATCTCCGAGGCTGCAGATGGGCCTACAGTGACGAGGACTCTCTGAGTTCAAGTACAGTAATTTTGAAAACACTCAAAGAATTAGGTGAAAATTCATCGTTCTTCGGTAACACGTTGC gaTCAGGCTCACATCTGAATTCTGTTCACATGGTGCTAACAAAGCAGGCGGAGGCTGCTGCAGTAGACGCAAACACACTGGcttacaacaaaaaatatttacaagatGGAGGGAAGGACATACAAGTGTTGGATAGTATTGGGCCACTTCCACCATATCCAATTGTAATTAATAGTCGAATGGACG GAAACCTTAAGAAGAAGATCCTTCAAGCAATACTCAAAATGCCAGAGACTAGGCTGTGGGGCAGTCGGTTGAAGAACTTTGGAATACTGAAGTTTGTGCCAAACAGTCAAGATGCATatgagaaggaaagagagataCAAGATGCTGTGAAAAATCTATCGTTAGGCATTAGGTACTACTAG
- the LOC138701330 gene encoding probable phosphite transport system-binding protein PtxB isoform X1 — protein MANKRIRGIGNLEDVSVTQDIEIKEEKQVIKVEETVESVTVTGKPQIVGKVQGATMSTPKPKLRIITYMCPSHPVELYELILQYLEEEIGCEASLLYESRGPGPLEDRVDPFTSDTVDIGFITASAYVKLLDKKNKYVELLPVAAVYNHPKNTEGIKGYYSDIIIHVDGRNHVKEFLDLRGCRWAYSDEDSLSSSTVILKTLKELGENSSFFGNTLRSGSHLNSVHMVLTKQAEAAAVDANTLAYNKKYLQDGGKDIQVLDSIGPLPPYPIVINSRMDGNLKKKILQAILKMPETRLWGSRLKNFGILKFVPNSQDAYEKEREIQDAVKNLSLGIRYY, from the exons ATGGCAAATAAGCGAATTAGAGGCATTGGTAACTTAGAAGATGTCTCTGTAACACAggatattgaaataaaagaagaaaaacaggTTATCAAAGTAGAAGAAACTGTAGAAAGTGTGACAGTAACTGGTAAACCACAAATTGTTGGAAAAGTTCAAG GAGCAACAATGAGCACGCCCAAGCCAAAATTGCGCATTATCACGTACATGTGTCCCAGTCATCCTGTGGAACTGTATGAGCTGATCTTGCAGTATCTTGAGGAAGAAATAGGATGTGAAGCATCACTTCTTTACGAATCCAGGGGACCAGGACCATTGGAAGACAGAGTGGATCCATTTACAAGTGACACAGTAGACATTG GTTTTATAACAGCATCAGCCTATGTGAAGTTATTGGATAAGAAGAACAAATATGTCGAATTACTGCCAGTTGCAGCTGTATACAATCATCCCAAGAATACTGAAGGAATTAAAGGCTACTACTCCGATATTATTATTCATGTGGATGGAAG GAATCATGTGAAGGAGTTTTTGGATCTCCGAGGCTGCAGATGGGCCTACAGTGACGAGGACTCTCTGAGTTCAAGTACAGTAATTTTGAAAACACTCAAAGAATTAGGTGAAAATTCATCGTTCTTCGGTAACACGTTGC gaTCAGGCTCACATCTGAATTCTGTTCACATGGTGCTAACAAAGCAGGCGGAGGCTGCTGCAGTAGACGCAAACACACTGGcttacaacaaaaaatatttacaagatGGAGGGAAGGACATACAAGTGTTGGATAGTATTGGGCCACTTCCACCATATCCAATTGTAATTAATAGTCGAATGGACG GAAACCTTAAGAAGAAGATCCTTCAAGCAATACTCAAAATGCCAGAGACTAGGCTGTGGGGCAGTCGGTTGAAGAACTTTGGAATACTGAAGTTTGTGCCAAACAGTCAAGATGCATatgagaaggaaagagagataCAAGATGCTGTGAAAAATCTATCGTTAGGCATTAGGTACTACTAG